The following is a genomic window from Amaranthus tricolor cultivar Red isolate AtriRed21 chromosome 10, ASM2621246v1, whole genome shotgun sequence.
ACATAACAGGACGAAAGAAGTCAAAGAAGAAGCAGTCCCACAGTGAATCCTAGAACACATATCAAGAAAGACAATATAAGTTGAATGGTAATTTAACCCTCAGCTCTTACTAAGCAATAAATACCCATTAATATGACTAGTTCAGACTTCAAAAGAATATCATGAAATACAGAAtgtcattttctccatcataaCATATAATTCCTTGTTCCATTGAGATTGTAACATTGTTGTTAATGTTGCAACTCAAAGAGACAGGGAAACCTTCCATAGCTGTTAGGGGATAGCTGCTCTATGGTGGAAAAGAGCTTCCAAAAAATAGGCTTATTTATGAGGGGAGGAAAAATCACAGAAACAGAAGCTAGGTTGACGCAAAAAGATTTTGAGGGAGTTTGTCTCAAACATTGTATATTTACGAAACACGGAAGGATATATTTTGTAACAGTTTCATGAACAATATACTGCAAGAGCAGGGTCAGAAGTGAGCAATAACATGGCGGAGTGCACAATAAATTGGGATGAGGTAAGGGTAGTCTTACCATCCTGCAAATGAACTTGCTGCTCCATTGTCTGCAGACGCAGCTTCAGCTCACTATTTTCAGCAGTAAGGCCGTTTGTGTCTCTCTGTggacaaataaacaatttaacacAATCAAAACTTCATAGAGGAAAATAAACCGTGATAATTGCAAATTAAATGTGTCAAGTAGTGaacacaaaatcaaattaatgtaacaaaattgaaagatgaagaaaacaAACAAATGACCAATTGATgccaatatttaaaaagaagcAAGGAGCACCAAGGGGAAAGGGGTCTTGGAGCCTAGGCACAAAGTGCTAGGCATGAAGCAAGAACACCTTACCCAAAAGAGGCGCAATCCTCGATATTACAAATTTTATAGACACAATAGGCTGCAGCTCAAAAAAACAAGGAGTGTGTGCCTTAGGTGCACCTCAATGCGCTTTTGTTCACCTTCTCTTTAATGCACTTTAGATTTCTTTTGTGCACCTCAGAACGCTTGTGTGTGCTACACTGAAAACATTTTTTCCCCGGCCATTTAAAGCAATGGGGCAGGTGTGCCCTGGGTTTCAGCACTACCTAGATACAACTTAGGTGTGCTTTTTTAAACAACATTTGATGCTCTGCAGAATACATTAAAGCTTTGCCATTGAACCCTATAGCAGAATAATTAAATGAACTTTTACCTGCAGCAGGGTTAATTGTGCAGCTAAAGAGGTTGCTTCAGTTTGCAACGTTTGAACCTTGCGCTCTAGTTCTGCAATGTATCTCATCTTCCTTTCCTTCGATCTTGCAGCTGACTGCCTATTTGCCCATATTctacacataaaaaataaagaagaatCATTAATCGAAATGAATTGTAAGCCGTGAAATGTTCTAGCCAAGTCACAAATGCACCAAAACTGTTGCACATTGCAcatctaagttaaaataaaaaatcccCAAAGACTTCATTATGTATAAGTTTGGCACATTCAAGCTCAAGTCCCAAAAATTTGCAACCATATATTATCctcaatttctttttaattactattcttatctcaaaaaaaaaaaaaaaactctcacaTAACATGGAGAAGTGTAGCCATTTAAAAACAGAGCATAGTGTATAAACTACTTATGATTAAATTAAGTTCAACGAAAACATTGTCACATCTTACTTTAACTataataattacatacattCATTTTAGcaaaagaaattttttaaaaaaaatcagctCACCTACTTATGATTTAAGTTAAGTTCAACGAAAACATTGTTACACCTTATATATCTCTACAAAGCTATATTTGCataaaggtaatatttcttgtGGAGAGTGGCTTTACATTTGTAAAATGAACCTCAATATGCTTCCAGTTTTGTGGGCACCGACATTAGGAACTACGAAGGCTCTTTTACATAAATGTTAGTAGGTTGTAGGAGCGGACTTGGAATGATTTTGTAACCAATCAAACACCTAGATTCTCCTCAAGTAACTTGGTATTTCAATCGCTCCCCCAACCTCGCCCTCGCATGAAACGCATAACTTAATGCATAAATCATATTTCGGATGCAAAAAGTATACTGCATTGgttttagtttttcaaaataTCCCAAGCCCATTTTGCAACCAATATCCCCACCCCTACCCCCACCCACACCCCCTTTTTggtttaaaattttagaataaATTCTCACAGAAATACAGCTATCACAGCGCATCACTATTGAAACTCtatacaagaaaatattattcaaaCAATGGAACGACAAATGAGTGATAAGAAGATGAGGCcccaaaagtaaaaacaatCGTTCAATTAGCATTCAAGCTTGTGCATGATCTGCATAATTAAAAGACAATTATAGAGGTACAATCAAAGGCAAAAAGGTGTACAAAAATATCTAGAAAGTCTCTCACGGCAATGGTAGTTCACCAAGGAAAAAGTAACAGttaaaatgagacaattaaaatcatttaataCTACAGAGGAGTTAATAACTGAGGAAACCCTAGCAAAGTAAGGCCACAAGAAGAATGGGCTCAAGAACATAAATAAAAGCTACCTGCACAGAACTTAATTATAAGACCAGATGGTTTGGTATCCAAAAAATCTAAGATCAAGTGTTACATAATCAACATAACATATGCAATTTTCATGGCATACTAGTCTTCACCACCCACATCACATGAACTATCAAAGTCTCAAAAAAAACCTAGAGTAGGACATCCAACACTCTTACAAAACTATAGGCAATAGAGCACCGGAATACTTGATCCTAGCCAAAAGTTGCAAACTCACAGGCACGTGGATGGTGTATCACAGATAGAAAAAAGGTGGGTTTTCTAATCACATGATCTCGCCCAGACATTTCTTATATGATCTCCATAGAAAAAAATCGCGGTCGCGGATGCGTTTGTGGAAACGGTCGCGGCGTCACCTAGAACGGCTATTACGGAGTAAAAACGCAAATCACAGCCGATGCGAtgtgatttttgaaaaaaagatCACATAAGGGAAGTTTTGAACTTATAAGTCCATTTTTGTTGTCgaactactattattatgcaataaaAGGCCTACAACTATTTTAAATGCAATATTTGAGGTTCTTTTAGTgtataattaattcatttattagttattagttgattattttgttaatcAGCTGAAATTATGAGTAACTATAATTTAAGTAATCGcaaaaattaaagttaatggatattaatgaaattttgacATCGAGACAAATAACGTTGTAACAGTGAAATATCGTTATAACGATAAAATAACGGGCGTTACACGTCACATAACGGTAAACGCGGAGTTTTGACTATAATATTTCATGCAACGTTATATAACGGGATTTGACTTCGCGACAACTCTCACAAAAGTTATAAAACGGTCGTTACGTAACGTAACTGGGGAGTTTTATTTCCATGAGATCTCATACCACACTCAAACCTCCAAAAGTTTGTGCCAGAAAAACTCATTACAGGCAAGCATAGAGTAAGCTCCTAAAAAAATATGATACCATACAATAAAAATCTAATAGATCTAATTATAAATTGTCCTCAACTTATCTCCTTTTGTATCAAGATTTACTCAATCCCCCAATATACCTCTCATCATCAAACTAATGACATTTCACAACCTAATCAATCCATCCCTCAATCTTATATTACTTGAAAATACAAAATGGGGAAACTTACAAATCTACATAACCAACTTACCAGTAAAATATGCCTACACTCCACAGAATACCAAGAATTCACAAGCTATATAATTCATAAACGAGTTGACACAAATAAAATCTCCCATATAAGAACTACAAACCCTTCTCACTAAATAAAAGCTAGATTAACATTCATACATATGGAAATTACAAATTCAACTCTTAACTATACACCATTACACAAACCATTGTTCCATTTGCACGATTAGTAATTATTGTCTTAGCAATATAACCAATCATATACATACAATTCACAAGATTAGAAGTTACATTAATAAGCAACAATTGATCTCTGTGTATGATAACATCAAAATTCACCTACTTCACAATGCTGTTGTATCAGACAATTCTTCTAAACTCTAATTAACACACATTCAAAAGTATTtatcaacacaacaaaataaaaaaagaacacgaatttttttggaaattctCAACATCCAAGATTACCTTTTAGCTCGTTTAGGATCAATAAGAGCAAGTTCAGCAAGCTTAGCAGCAGACATAGCTTTCTTGGCTTCTACAGGAATAGCCTCTTCACCCCCAGAAACAAGCATTTCTGTCTTTATCGTTGTCGAACCATCCATTGATTGACTATGTTGATGTCTGGGCTTCGACCCCAGCCCTGAAGACGTCTCTCCCACCTGAAACCCAGCCGAAGTAGCAGAATTGACCTTATCCATATCAATGTACATCGAAAACAAATCCTCCTCAGTTTCATCCGAAAATGAAGGCCCATCAAGCCCACCTCCGACGACGCCAAGATCACTATCGAAACTAATATCGTCAGGAAGAGTAAGAATCTCTGAATGAGCTCTTCTATGACCCATATTCTTGCGCGGATTATCCGGCATTCGGCTCAAATCATTGCTAAACGACGACTTTTGAGTTGGTTGCTGTTGAAGTGAGGGAGAAGACGAAGAAGGGGATGGCGAAAATGGAGAGAATCTTCCTGTTGCAGTTGGTGGTAACCCAATACCTCCATGGAGTTTTTCTGTGTCCATTATTCGAAACCCTAAATTGATGATTTGGGTAAAAGGGAtggaaattataattataaacccTAGAAAACATTCAATTTAGCGGGAAAATAAGATCTAGAgcgagaaaaaagaaaattcgtAAAAAGGGAGATTGTGATTTTACGGAAGATTCCATTTTTTTGCCGGAAAAGACCAAGATAGAAAGGAGTTCGGCAACCATAAAACAATCCCTTTCTACTTTTAGCAACCTTTTTTTAGCCACCTTTTAAAGTTGAAACCAAAGGgtcaattttatatttataattatagttatttttatttgtaaatagttcaaattgaatatgttatgacacataaattgataattaatgttttataatctaactcaattttaaacgtataagtttcaattatcattttcaaagtaagtatttcaaagtctataaagatattgtatatgttttagttcaaattgaatatgttaatagttaaattatgacatataatttgacaatggtgttttataatctaactcaattttgaacttctaatctttaattatcgttttaaaaataagtgttcaaattgtatagatatattgtatagcatttaattcaaaatttatatgttaatagttttaacactattattgatagttttattgaccatttatttgttgtttgaaattcattcacacaatgatagaataataccattttatataacttcgttctaaaaattgtgaaacaaaatcatattgatcagtttaacgttaaaattgatcacttatagggccaaattgaaattttttactttaattgatatgtttaagtattactttacgttgaaattgatacctttaaggtcaaaattgataaatgcctagaaaatggaaaaaacaagggaaaacgtgtgatgttgttacacgcgcgaattgggccggcccaCTCTTGGTCTCAATTTGAGACGGTCTCGGCCAAgttttgatgatattattttactaAATGTACAATATATGTTGACATTTTATCATATGCTTTATAGTTTTTGACATTtgtgtttttgttattgttattattatttaggaaaatttatctagaataatttaatattttcacgatttttttacaataagctcatttattgattaatcaagaataatctcaattttaaggGGCATTTGCCTAGAATAAACTTAGATAACtcaatgacctgctatagtaggtaattcaccaaacacaataaactgaaaattaatttaaaataggtCATAAAGCAACAAACCCCACATTTGTAT
Proteins encoded in this region:
- the LOC130825298 gene encoding probable transcription factor PosF21; translated protein: MDTEKLHGGIGLPPTATGRFSPFSPSPSSSSPSLQQQPTQKSSFSNDLSRMPDNPRKNMGHRRAHSEILTLPDDISFDSDLGVVGGGLDGPSFSDETEEDLFSMYIDMDKVNSATSAGFQVGETSSGLGSKPRHQHSQSMDGSTTIKTEMLVSGGEEAIPVEAKKAMSAAKLAELALIDPKRAKRIWANRQSAARSKERKMRYIAELERKVQTLQTEATSLAAQLTLLQRDTNGLTAENSELKLRLQTMEQQVHLQDALNEALKDEIQHLKMLTGQAMSNGGPLMNFPASYANNQPFYPNSQAMHTMLTAQQFQQLQINSQKQQYQQHQLHQLQQQQLLQPELTKQSQLSGDFKTRPPMPLLKENTSEPNSRGPKD